The sequence AGGATTGAGCATCGATTCGACCGTCAAATATCGTGGTGTCGATGTCGGCCGAGTCAAGGACATTACCTTGAGGCCTGATAATCCGGAGGAAGTCCTCTTGACGCTGGATATCGTCCGCGGAACGCCGATCAAGACGGACACCATTGCTGTGCTCGAAACCCAAGGGCTCACTGGTCTTGCGACGATCAATTTGACGGGAGGGAGCCGAGAGGCTCCCTCGTTGCAAGCGCTGGAAGGACAAATCTATCCGGTCCTCAAGACCGGGCCGTCCTTGTTCTTTCGCTTGGACGAAGCCGTCTCGCGACTGCTCTCCGAAGAAGGTCTGGCCCAGCTGTTGGTCGATCTTGATTCTGCAGCCATCGGGGCGGCGAAGATTCTCGATGACGAGAATCGCACGCTGCTCAAGCGAACCATCAAAGATCTCTCGGATGTTGCCCAGACCATCGCATCCCACAAAACCCAGATCGAACAAAGTTTGAACGGTGCAGCACGAAGTGCGGACAATCTTGTCAAGTTGACGGCATCGTTGAACACCGAGGTTCCGACCTTACTTGCAGGGATCAACAATAGTGTCACCGCTCTAGGCACGGCAACGAACGAACTCGCTCGGACCAGCAAGATCGTTGGAACGGTCGTCAATGAAGCGAGACCGGAGCTGCAACAGTTCACGCGACGGACTCTGCCCGAAGTCGGTGTATTGGTTACAGAGCTCAGGCAGCTCACGAGTTCGTTGACTCGAGTGGCACGGGAATTGGAGCGAGAACCAAGCTCTCTGGTGTTCGGCCGAAAAACGCCATCACGTGGCCCTGGGGAATAAGGTTCGAATGTATCAGGATATGATGAAGTATCGGCTCATCCATGTCATGTGCGCTGTGTTGGTTGTGATGGGAAGCGGTTGCCTGTCGCTCCGAACGGATTCCCCGGAAATCCGTACCTATCACCTGAGCCTTGATGGCTCATCTCACGCCATCCTTCCTAAGCGGACAGATGGTCCGGTATTGCTTGTGAGCCCACCTCAAGCGGAGCCGGGATTTGAGACGCAGCGCATGGTGTACGTCAAGCGTCCGTACGAACTAGAATATTATTCCGTCAATCAATGGGCTGATAGTCCGGTGCGCATGCTCACCCCGTTGATGGTCCAGGTGCTCGATCAGAGTGGGGCATGGCGGACCGTTATTCCCTTGCCGGATTCAGTCAGTGGGGACTATCGCCTCGACACGTATGGAGTTCTCTTACAGCAAGAATTTCTCCAACAGCCCAGTCGAGTCAGAGCGACGGCCCGGTTGCAGCTTGTGGACTTGAAAGAATCAAGGATTCTCGGAGCCCGGGCGTTCGAGGCTGTGGAGAATGCTCCGAGTGAGAATGCCTATGGGGGCGTACTGGCCGCCAATCGAGCAGTCGCCGGCTTGCTCGATCAGATCGTTTTATGGCTTCGGCAATGCGTGCAGCACTCGCCGGAATGTGATCCCTCATAGAGGGCTTGCTGGACCTGCTGGAAAGAGAAAGCCGTGAAGTGCCCCAGCCTCTATGTCCTGTGCATGTTGACGACGGTGTATTGTCTCGTGATGTCATCACCCAGCCTCGCCGCGAATGAGCGAAATCTGGTGCGAGGCAAGAAGCTCTATGAGAAGTATTGCTTGGCCTGTCACGGTCCGCAAGGTCGAGGGGATGGAGCCAGGCAGTTTGACCCCCCTGTGGCGGACCTGACATCAAGTGATGTGCTTCTGAAGCCGGACTCTCGCCTCTTGAAGAGCATCCATGATGGACGACCGAATACCGCCATGGATGCCTGGAAATCAAAACTCTCAGACGAAGCCATCCGCGATGTGCTGGCCCATGTGCTGACCTTCCCGCGCTGATCAAGGCCGATGAGGCAGAGTGAAAACATCCTGGAAAACGGGGATCAGTTTTGGATTGACGTCGGGTGTCATTACCACCCTCGGGCTGATGGTGGGTCTGCATTCCGGAACGCATTCGCGAGCGATCGTGATCGGTGGGATTGTGACCATTGCCATTGCCGATGCCATGTCCGATGCCCTTGGCATCCATGTGTCCGAAGAATCAAAGAACAGCGGTTCCACGAGCCACATTTGGGAGGCGACACTCGCCACATTCGCCGCGAAATTTCTGGTTTCGGCGACTTTTTTGATTCCAGTCCTCTTTAGTCCGCTTGATCAGGCGATCGTGATCAGTGTGATCTGGGGGTTGTTCTTGCTGACGGTTCTGAGTTTCTTCATCGCTCGTGCGCAGGGGATTGCTCCTTGGGGAGTGATCGGAGAACATGTGTTTATCGCCCTGTGCGTGGTGGCAATCACGCATGCAGTCGGAGATTGGGTGAAAGGTTTCGTTGACGTGAAATGATCGTAAGGCTTGTTGACATTCAAAGGCTGGGAGGATGAATGGAACAGAAGAGCAAAACGTATATGTATCAAACCACCGTCAAATGGACTGAGCAGCGCAAGGGTGTCATGTCGTGCGTGGGAAAGCCGGAGGTCCAGGTGGCCACGCCTCCTGAGTTCAAGGGACACGAGGGGATCTGGTCCCCCGAAGATCTCTTCGTAGCGTCCGCGAACGTCTGCTTGATGACAACTTTTCTGGCCATGGCGGAGCGAGCTGGACTTGCCTTTTCCAGCTATGAGAGCACGGCGGAAGGTCGGCTGGAGCTGGTAGAGGGCAAATTTCAATTCACCACCATTACGATCAGGCCTTCGATCATGTTGAAGGCAGGTGGGGATGTGGTTCAGGCCAAGGAGCTGATCGAAAAGGCGGAGCGGAATTGCCTAATCTCCAATTCGATGAAAGCCACCATAAGATTGGAGCCGGTCATCCGCTAGCCTTACAAAAAGGCATTCGCTAGTCTGTGTTTGGACCGCACTGCTTCACTCGGTCCAAGTTGTGAGCGGCCACCGCTGCTTCCCACCCCGGCTCGCAAGAGAGAAGCCGAACTCTCAATGGATCCAGGAACCGGGAATCAACCTGTATTCGAACGTCTTTCTCAACCCCATCCCTCCCAAGTATAATCTCGCACCCTGTCAATCCCCTGAGACCGATACCCTGCGCCTTCAGCACCGCCTCTTTCGCAACCCAGTAGCGGAAGAAGATGGCTGCGCGCTGCTCCGGAGCGGATTGCATGATCGTCGTGTATTCTGATTGGGTAAAAAAGCGCCTGGATAAATTCTCAACCGGGACATCTGAACGAACGAGTTCAAGATCGACTCCGACCTCTTGTGCGCGTGAAACTGCCACGAGCGCACGGCCATGGGCGTGAGATAAATTGAACGTGATCTCAGATCGATCGCGCAATTTCCTTGTCAACATGGGTTTGCCTGTTTCACTACCATCAAATTCTACCCATTCAGGGCTGCTACCCAGATATCGGCTAAGCACGGCTCTGAGGACTCCGTGAGCCAGCACATAGTGATTCCGGTCTCTTTCTCGAATAAAGCGAGCGGCACGTTCCCGCTCCGGGTCAGCCAACCATTCCCTACATCGCGCCAGACACTGTGGTGATCTGTCGAGCGTGATGCCCCAGAGATGAATCGATTTCGGTTCAAGCTTGGTGAGATGCTGATATTCGGTACGGATGACACGCTCAATCGAGTGGAATGAAATCAGCACAATTGCATCCTTGTCTCTGAGAGCATATGAATCGATCGAGACGCCACCATGTTAAGAATGCGGTCGAGAGGTGGAGATTGTAGCGTCCTGCGCCAGTGGGTGATAGGGTCCTGTGGCGTTTTTCACCAGTCCAAGGTCCGCTTCTCCAATCCATTTGTAAAGCTACGCCATAAGCCATTGTTCAGTAATGGGAATAGTGCCGATCAGTGACAGGGGGAATGGCACACTGATCGCAAGTTGGAGCTATGGAAGGGGAGAAAATATGCGTGTTGCTGGACGAAATGCGGCGTTGTGCGCGGTGTTAGCTTGTCTGTCGGGACTGGGGTTCAGCAATCTTGGCGTAAAAGAGCTGACGGGCTCAGCAAATAGTGGCGATCCTGTCAGTGGGCGTGAAATTTACGTGAATACCTGCATCCGTTGCCATGGAATCGACGGGAGGGGCGCATTCGGAGTGAAACTTGTTCCACCTCCGGCGGACCTCACTTCGCTCGCCGTTCAGAGTCGGCTCGACGGGACCTTGTTTGGACGAATTCACGGAGGAAAACCCAATACGGCGATGGGTGCCTGGAAACATGCTCTCTCCGATGAAGAAATTTGGGACGTCTTGTCCTATGTGCGCACTTTCGGGGTGGAGTCCGGTGAGCAACCATAAAGAATGAATCCAATAAGTCGAAGTTGTCTCATACAGGCGTATCAGGGGGAATAAATCAACTCCGTTTTTCGATGAGGAGGTAAGGCTATGACGTGCAACGTTGGAGGGATTGAGAGACCTATTCGAATTGGAGCAGGGCTACTGGCGATCACGATCGGCCTCTTTGCAGGGTTTTCGACTGCAATAGCGGGTACGGCACTTGCGGTGGGTGCCATACTGCTGCTCACTGGAGCCGTGGGGTATTGTCCCCTGTTCACGTTATTCGGGATAAACACCTGCTCTCCGGCGTCAGGTATGAAGAAATGAGGTCAACTCTATGAGCCGACCGATCATGGCAGGCCTTGTGCTGGTGAGTGCGCTGGTGGGGACAATCAGTTGTGTCCCACCTCCTCGGGTAACGGAGAGTGAGGAGGCGACTGCTCGTCGGAGCACGGGGTCGCCCGTCGATATGCTGTTTGTTCCGCCATCGCCAGAAACGATTCCGGGGGATCTGCGGGGGGAGCAGATTCGCCTGGGCTACAAGATGATTGTCGACACGCAGGAATATGGAAAGCGGTATGTTGGAAACGCGCTCACCTGCACCAATTGTCATTTAGATGCGGGGCTCAACCCAAATTCTGCATCCTTCGTCGGTATCGCCACGCTCTACCCACAGTATCGTGAACGAGCCGGCCGGCAGATCACGCTGGCCGATCGAATCAACGAGTGTTTCGAACGCAGTATGAACGGCAAGGCACTTCCACCCGACAGTGTAAAATTGACGGGCATCGTCGCCTATATTGAATGGTTGTCACAGAATATGCCGCCCGGCGTTGAGGTCCCATGGCGAGGGATCCCACGCCTCGTCTCGTCCCATCAGCCTGACCCTCTCAACGGCAAGAATGTTTTTGAGAAAAAGTGCGTCTTCTGCCACGGCTCCGATGGGCAAGGCACCATGGCGGCACCGCCTGTGTGGGGGCCTCGTTCGTACAACATCGGTGCAGGCATGGCACGAGTGAGTGTGGCTGCCTCATTTATCAAGGCCAACATGCCGCGAGGCTGGGGCTGGACGGTGACGGACGACGAAGCCATCGATGCTGCGGCCTATATCAATACGCAGCCTCGACCAGACTTTCCCGACAAGATCCACGACTGGCCGAAGGGAGGCAAGCCGGCGGATGTACCGTACTGACAGGAAGGTGAAGTCTATCGGTCGACGGTTTCAAGTTTCTGCACCAACTTGAAACGGTAGACTTGAAACCTGAAACTCCATACGGTCGGTGTCTGATTCCGAGAGCGACACGATGAAACTCACAACGACTTACCACGGCGGGACACGCTACGACATTGTGAGCGGCAAACATCGAGTGATCACCGATCAGTCGGTGGAGGATGGAGGGCAAGATGCCGGAATGGGTCCGGTCGAACTCTTTGTCGGGTCGGTCGCGAGTTGTGTCGCGTACTTCGTCGGGCAATTTTGCGGGCGGCACGGTATTTCTCGAGAGGGCTTGACGGTCGATGCGGAATGGACGATGGCCGAGGTTCCACATCGTGTCGGTCGTATCAACATCGGAATCCATCTTCACCATCGAATCAGCGCAGAGCAAAAGGAACGTCTGTTGAAGGTCGCGCATGGCTGCACCGTGCATCAATCCCTCGAGGTGCCTGCCGGCGTGGCGATCGAACTCAATCCCCATCCTCGTGCGGAGAAACCTTCGTGAAAGGAGCAGTGATGTTGAATGTGAGAATCCGGATGGTCATGGGAAGCGCTGCGCTCGTGTTGTTGGGAATCATGTCTTCCCCGCAGTTGTCGTTTGGGAGCGACCAGGCACGCGCGAAAGACATCATCCAGCAGACCTGTGTGCAATGCCACCGGTTGGAAGGTCAGCCGGATTCGCGATTCAAGCTTCACGCGCCTGACTTGATGTGGGCCGGCAGCAAGTACCAACGGTCGTGGCTCATTCGTTGGTTGACAGGTCAGGAGGCTCCGCTCTATGCGAAGGGATATATGTGGGACCTGACACACGTTCCCTCGAAGCATCCGATGGTCACGGAGTCGG is a genomic window of Candidatus Nitrospira kreftii containing:
- a CDS encoding hypothetical protein (conserved protein of unknown function); translation: MEPKVNYVLVGSFVALLGAGILAGILWLGKSDYRGSYDRYVAYMKESVAGLSIDSTVKYRGVDVGRVKDITLRPDNPEEVLLTLDIVRGTPIKTDTIAVLETQGLTGLATINLTGGSREAPSLQALEGQIYPVLKTGPSLFFRLDEAVSRLLSEEGLAQLLVDLDSAAIGAAKILDDENRTLLKRTIKDLSDVAQTIASHKTQIEQSLNGAARSADNLVKLTASLNTEVPTLLAGINNSVTALGTATNELARTSKIVGTVVNEARPELQQFTRRTLPEVGVLVTELRQLTSSLTRVARELEREPSSLVFGRKTPSRGPGE
- a CDS encoding hypothetical protein (conserved protein of unknown function); this encodes MYQDMMKYRLIHVMCAVLVVMGSGCLSLRTDSPEIRTYHLSLDGSSHAILPKRTDGPVLLVSPPQAEPGFETQRMVYVKRPYELEYYSVNQWADSPVRMLTPLMVQVLDQSGAWRTVIPLPDSVSGDYRLDTYGVLLQQEFLQQPSRVRATARLQLVDLKESRILGARAFEAVENAPSENAYGGVLAANRAVAGLLDQIVLWLRQCVQHSPECDPS
- a CDS encoding hypothetical protein (conserved exported protein of unknown function); translated protein: MKCPSLYVLCMLTTVYCLVMSSPSLAANERNLVRGKKLYEKYCLACHGPQGRGDGARQFDPPVADLTSSDVLLKPDSRLLKSIHDGRPNTAMDAWKSKLSDEAIRDVLAHVLTFPR
- a CDS encoding hypothetical protein (conserved membrane protein of unknown function) — its product is MKTSWKTGISFGLTSGVITTLGLMVGLHSGTHSRAIVIGGIVTIAIADAMSDALGIHVSEESKNSGSTSHIWEATLATFAAKFLVSATFLIPVLFSPLDQAIVISVIWGLFLLTVLSFFIARAQGIAPWGVIGEHVFIALCVVAITHAVGDWVKGFVDVK
- a CDS encoding Osmotically inducible protein OsmC, giving the protein MEQKSKTYMYQTTVKWTEQRKGVMSCVGKPEVQVATPPEFKGHEGIWSPEDLFVASANVCLMTTFLAMAERAGLAFSSYESTAEGRLELVEGKFQFTTITIRPSIMLKAGGDVVQAKELIEKAERNCLISNSMKATIRLEPVIR
- a CDS encoding putative 4'-phosphopantetheinyltransferase 13N; translation: MLISFHSIERVIRTEYQHLTKLEPKSIHLWGITLDRSPQCLARCREWLADPERERAARFIRERDRNHYVLAHGVLRAVLSRYLGSSPEWVEFDGSETGKPMLTRKLRDRSEITFNLSHAHGRALVAVSRAQEVGVDLELVRSDVPVENLSRRFFTQSEYTTIMQSAPEQRAAIFFRYWVAKEAVLKAQGIGLRGLTGCEIILGRDGVEKDVRIQVDSRFLDPLRVRLLSCEPGWEAAVAAHNLDRVKQCGPNTD
- a CDS encoding hypothetical protein (conserved exported protein of unknown function); the protein is MRVAGRNAALCAVLACLSGLGFSNLGVKELTGSANSGDPVSGREIYVNTCIRCHGIDGRGAFGVKLVPPPADLTSLAVQSRLDGTLFGRIHGGKPNTAMGAWKHALSDEEIWDVLSYVRTFGVESGEQP
- a CDS encoding hypothetical protein (conserved protein of unknown function) — encoded protein: MTCNVGGIERPIRIGAGLLAITIGLFAGFSTAIAGTALAVGAILLLTGAVGYCPLFTLFGINTCSPASGMKK
- a CDS encoding putative Quinol-cytochrome c reductase, cytochrome c subunit; its protein translation is MSRPIMAGLVLVSALVGTISCVPPPRVTESEEATARRSTGSPVDMLFVPPSPETIPGDLRGEQIRLGYKMIVDTQEYGKRYVGNALTCTNCHLDAGLNPNSASFVGIATLYPQYRERAGRQITLADRINECFERSMNGKALPPDSVKLTGIVAYIEWLSQNMPPGVEVPWRGIPRLVSSHQPDPLNGKNVFEKKCVFCHGSDGQGTMAAPPVWGPRSYNIGAGMARVSVAASFIKANMPRGWGWTVTDDEAIDAAAYINTQPRPDFPDKIHDWPKGGKPADVPY
- a CDS encoding hypothetical protein (conserved protein of unknown function), producing the protein MKLTTTYHGGTRYDIVSGKHRVITDQSVEDGGQDAGMGPVELFVGSVASCVAYFVGQFCGRHGISREGLTVDAEWTMAEVPHRVGRINIGIHLHHRISAEQKERLLKVAHGCTVHQSLEVPAGVAIELNPHPRAEKPS